Part of the Vagococcus jeotgali genome, AAATAAAGTATGGCAACATTAAAAATAGCGACCTCCAAAAAAATGATTTTTGGAGGTCGCTTTATTTCATCTTTATTTTTTAAATCTATGTAATTATCTGTCAGTCTAAATCGGTATATGTCTTATAATTCTCTGACCCATTCAATGCAATAATTTGAATATCATTTTGGTACCTATTAGATAACTTCAACAATTATCATTCTTCTAATTCAAAACAGTTAATAATGTCGTTGATGTATTTGCCTCAATATCATCTTGAACAATGATATCTAAATAGTCTTGTTTATTTGTCACAATGATAGGCGTTTGAACACTGTAACCAGCATCTTTTATCAAATCAATATCAAACGTTACTAATTTTTCACCTTTTGTTACTTTATCTCCTTGCTTAACAAAAGACTTGAAACCTTTGCCATCTAATTGAACTGTATCAAGACCAATATGAATTAGTAGCTCTAAACCATCATCTGAAATCAAACCTATGGCATGTTTTGTTGGGAATAAAGTCATAACAGTACCATTAAACGGTGCCACAACTTCACCTTTTGTAGGTTCAATCACAACACCTTCACCCATAACTCCTTCTGCAAAAGCTTTATCTTCTGCTTTACTTAAAGGTAGTACATGACCTTCAACAGGCGAAGTTAAAGTTTCTTTTAATACTTCTTTTTCCTCTCCAGGTTTACTATCAATAACAATTGAGTCATCTGTCCAGAAGAAATAAGTTAAAAGGAAACCAATAGCTGAGGATACAACAATAACAATCAGCGAGTACAACATACCGCTAGCATTACCATCTGGAGAAATGAAATTCATAATTCCAAAAATACCTAAACCACCCATAATATAACCCTTTACGTTAAATAACATCATAAGTAACCCACCAACACCTGCTCCAACTAATGAAAAGTAAAACGGTTTTTTCTTAGGTAGAGTTAAACCATAAATAGCTGGTTCAGTCACTCCAAAAAAGCCTGAAATAGCAGCTGGAATAACTAAACTTTTTAGTTTTGGATCATTTAATTTAAAATACATCGCAACAACCACTGCCGTTTGAGCAAAACTTGCTCCAAATGTAGGGGCTAAAATTTGACTTTCTTTATTCATCGCCATTTGCATAATCGCTAGTGGAATAACACTCCAGTGAAGTCCAAAAATAACTAACACTTGCCATAAAGTACCAAGTAACAGACCGTATAATATAGGGGAGAATCCCATTACTGCAAGGAATCCATCACTTAATAGATTTGTTAAAATATTAATAATTGGTCCGATAACTAAAAACCCAACTGGTAAAGAAATAAGTAATACAAAGAAGGGAACGAAAAAATTTTGAACCACTTCTGGAACAAACTTTTTAGCATATTTTTGAACTTTCCCAGCAAAAGCCACAATAAAGATAACAGGTATCACTGTGCTAACATAACTTCCTGTTACCCAAGGTATACCTAGGAAAGTCGTGTATGCTTCTGCACCAAAAACATTTATAGGATTACCTGCATTTCCTGCGGCTTCTAAACTAGCTATAATCGAGGATGTTTGAATAGTTGGATAAACTAAACTGGCACCAATTAACATCCCAACCATTGGCTGAACATTAAACTTCTTAGAAGATGTGTAACCAATTATGATTGGCATAAAGTAAAATACCGAATCCCCAATAGCATTTAACATCATATAAGTACCACTGTCCATGGTGTAATTCATAGTTAGAATAACGGTTCCTAAAAAGACAAGTAACGCATTTAAACCCTTAATCATACCTGCAGCTGCCATAGCTCCAAGGAATGGTTGGAAAACCCCACTAATGATATCAATTAGTCTATTAAATAAAGACATCTTCTCGTCTTCTTCAATAACAGTATGCTCAGATAACCCAGCAATTTCTACAACATCCGCATAAACATCAGGTACATGGTTACCAATAACAACTTGGTATTGACCACCACTTTTCATGACAGTTACGACTCCGTCCATATTCTTTAGTACGTCATCATTTGCTTTTGACTCATCTTTTAACTTAAATCGTAATCTCGTAATACAATGAGTTAACCCATTGATATTTTCCTTACCGCCCACTTCTTTTACTATTTTTTCTGCTAATTCATAATATTTACCCATTATAAAATCCTCCATCTCTTTTTTATGAAGGTTTGGCCAACTTAATGTTACCATCCACTAATTATTTTTAAGTATTATTTTTAACTAATTTTGCGATATGTATTGTTAAATAAAACCTCTCTTGATCAGTTAACTGGTATTCATAACTCACATATAGAAACTCACTTATTTTATCAACACACACATTCTCATTATGATATTTTCTTTGTAATAAATTAAATAATTCCTCATCTGGTTTTTCAATGTATGTTTCTTGGTTCAAAACTCGGTAGCAAAAATACTTTAAATGTGTGATAAAACGATCATAAAAAATAGTGTTGACATCTATTTCTTGTTTGAAGTGATAGGTGATAATACTTGTAATACTTGACATAAGTTCTGTCAACTCTGTCATATCTTTGCTGTCATCTGCCATTTCTGAATTTACGATATGTAGAGCAATAAACCCTGCTTCTTCTTCTGATAACTGAATATTTAACTCCTTATTAACCATGTCTAACCCTTTTTTTCCAATTTCATACTCTTTAGTGAAAAAACGTTTAATGTCCCACTGTAAGATATTCTTAATAAATATTCCTTTTTTCTCTCGTTCAATCGCTGAGTTTAAATGATCCATCAAAAAAAAGTAAACTGAATCATTTAATTCTTTATTTAATTCTAACTCTGCCATCTTGATAATTTGATCAACTACTTCAATAATCTCAATGGGTATTTGTTCTACTAAATCCAATACTTTTGTATGTGGATTATCCGTTGTTAGTTTGAAAACTTGTGTTACTCTATCATTATCAATTGTTTCCCCAATTTTTTTCTTAAACGCAATACCTCGTCCAGTAACAATTTGCTCCACTCCTTGATTATTTAAAGTAACAATTACATTATTATTTAAAATCTTCACTATTTCCATTTTATCCCCCCCTTTTTTAACAAATAAAAAACCCGATTTTATCAAGGTACACTCTCGTGCCTTAATAAAACCAGGTTTAGCCAACTTAATGTTACCATCCTATGCGTTTAATTACACCAAATATAACAATAAAAAAAGACGATGTCAACGCTTTCTAATTATTATATCATGTTAAATATTATAACTTAAAAATAGAGGGATAATCTTAGTCACCTCCCTATATTCCAAAGAAATTAGTTGTTTTCTAAATCTTGACCATTTGTAGCAATCACTTTTTTGTACCAATCAAATGATTTTTTCTTAGAACGTTTTAGTGTACCATTACCTTCGTTATCACGGTCGACATAAATAAATCCGTAACGTTTTTTCATCTCACCAGTACCTGCACTTACTAAATCGATACATCCCCAAGACGTATAACCCATTAAGTCAACCCCGTCTAACTCAACAGCATCACGCATCGCTTCAATATGAGCTGCTAGATACTCAATACGGTAATCATCTGCTACATAACCATTCTCATCAGGTGTATCTACAGCACCTAAGCCATTTTCTACAATAAATAGAGGCTTTTGATAACGATCATATAAATCATTCATTGTGATTCTAAGTCCTAATGGGTCAATTTGCCAACCCCACTCACTTGCTGGTAGGTAAGGATTTTTCACTGAAGCAAAAATATTACCTGCTGTTTGCTCTAAAAGTTCTGGATCAGTTGTTTGAACACGTGAAGAATAATATGAGAATGAAATAAAATCAACTGTATACTCTTTTAATAAAGCTAGATCTTCTTCAGTCATATCAATCACAATACCTTCTCGCTCCATCTTAAGTAGTGCATAAGCTGGGTATTCACCACGTGACTGTACATCAATAAAGAAATAATTTTCACGGTCAGATTTTTTAGCTGCCCAAACATCTTCAGGGTTACAAGTATAAGGATAGTTAGTACCTGCTGCTAACATACAGCCTACTTGATTTTCTGGATCCACTTCATGAGCAATCTTAGTTGCAATAGCACTAGCCACTAATTCATGATGAGCTGCTTGATACTTCACCTGTTCCTTATTTTCACCTTCTTCAAAATAAAGACCAGCTCCCATAAATGGTGCATGTAAAATCATATTGATTTCATTAAATGTTAACCAATATTTAACTAATCCTTTATAACGATTAAAAATAACACGGCATAAATTTTCATAAAAGCCAATCATTTCACGACTTCTCCAAGCTCCATATTTTTCGACTAAATGCATTGGACAGTCAAAATGAGTGATAGTTACCAATGGTTCTATCCCATATTTTTGGCATTCTTTAAAAATATCTTCGTAAAATTTCAAGCCCTCTTCATTTGGTTCCTTCTCATCACCTTTAGGGAAAATACGGCTCCAAGCTATAGATAATCGGTATGTTTTAAAACCCATTTCTGCAAATAAAGCAATATCTTCTTTAAAATGAGTGTACATATCAATGGCTTCCTTGGCTGGATAAAAATGCTCATCATCAAAATCAAACATTTTCATCTCACCTGTAATTACAGGAAAACGATCTTTACCTGTTGGAGCCAAATCAACATTAGCTAATCCTCTTCCACCTTTATTATATCCACCTTCACATTGGTTTGCAGCAGTTGCGCCGCCCCATAAAAAGTCTTCTCTAAATCCCATTATAATATCCCCCTGTTTTTACTTAATTAGTTTGATTGGATACACTCAACTACCATGATTTCATAAAAAAAACCTAATTTTTCCAGAGCAAAAAAACTCTAAAAAAATTAGGTTTAGCCAACTAAATGTCACTATCCTGTACCTTCAACTGTATTTAATATAACAATAAAAAGATTTATTGTCAACGCTTTCTGAGTGGTAGTTTATCAAATTAACTAATCATCATTCTTGATAAAACATCGTTAATAATGTCTTTTTCATTTGTCTTTTTTGTCGCCATTTTTGTTTATTAAATACATAATGACTAGTGAGTTCATGACAATGTCTAGTCATTTCTAGCTTCTTAGCACTCAAAGGTGTTTCTGTATATAATGACATCTCTAAATTCCAAACAACGCCTTGATAAAACTGACCATAATCCTCACCATAATATGTTGTTATTGCCTGACTTATCATATCAAAGCTCATTTGCCTATCACCAGTCAGCCCCTTACTTAGGAGCATGTTATCATTTGTCACCATATCATTTAGCCCCTTAGAGTACGTCATACCATAATTTTCATACAACTCTTCCATTCCTTGTTCAGACCAAGCACCTGATGTGTATTCACTTCCAACATAATTTTTTAAATAGATTGGTTCTGGTTGACTCATCTCAACTTCAAGTATGATTTTCTCAGGATCAAAAGAGGTCACCTCTGATACCTTACCTCTTGTAAGTGGCGTCTTTTTACCTTTAGCATATCGTACTTGTTTACCTTTATCCTTAATCTTTGATTGAATTTCTTCAACACTTTTAATAGATTGATTAAACCCATCAACTTGCATTGCCCAACTTACTCCGGTTGCGTCAAGAATTATGTGTAAATGGAAAATCCATTCCATTTTTTTAAGTTAAAACATTGATTCTAATGTATCTTGTATTTCCTTAAATCCTTTATGTACTCTGCCTAAAAATTTTTGGTTATATTCATTGAACTGAGAAACAAGGAATCTCTCCAGAGATTCTTCATTAGGAAATTGTTCTTTTCTCTTTGTATATTTTTTTAACTGTTTATTAAATCCCTCAATCAAGTTAGTTGAGTAGATAGTTCTTCTGATTGATGGTGGGAAGTTATAGAAAGTTAATATAGCAGGATTCAAGAGTAATTTAACTACTCGTGGATACTGCTTTTTCCATTTATCTATCATAAAACTTATTTGATTCATAGCTTCTTCTTTTGAAGCTGCTTGATAAACCAATTTGAAATCATTACAGACTTCTTGTCGATCACTAACACGAACCTTATGAGCAATATTTCTAGAGATATGGACACAACATTGTTGAAATTGAGCATTTGGATAGACACTATGGATACTATCGTGAATACCACTTAAACCATCAGTTACAACTAATAAAACCTCTTCTAAACCACGATCTTTTAAATCTTGAAGTATCTCTTTCCAAACATAAGCAGATTCGGTTGGAGCAATAGTAAATCCTAGAACCTCTTTGGTTCCATCCAATCGAATGCCTATCACAATATAAACGGCTTCTTTTGATACGGTTTGTCTCTTTAAAGGAATATGAGTAGCATCCATAAAAATGACTGAGTATTTAGCTTCTAAAGTTCTTTCTTTAAAAGCCAAAACATCTTCAGATACGATTTTACTCATGTTTGAAATAGTTTGTGGTGTGTAATAATGACCATACATTTTTTCAATTAGATCAGAGATTTCAGACATAGTGATCCCTTTTTTAAATAGCTGAATAATAGTAGTTTCTAAGGAATCATTGGTTCTTTTATAGGCTGGTAATGTTTGTTGGGAAAATTCTCCATTTCTATCTCTAGGAATCACCAAATTTAATTCTCCATATTCTGTTTTAAATGAACGTGAGTAATTCCCATTGCGGGAATTACCTGAAT contains:
- a CDS encoding beta-glucoside-specific PTS transporter subunit IIABC, which produces MGKYYELAEKIVKEVGGKENINGLTHCITRLRFKLKDESKANDDVLKNMDGVVTVMKSGGQYQVVIGNHVPDVYADVVEIAGLSEHTVIEEDEKMSLFNRLIDIISGVFQPFLGAMAAAGMIKGLNALLVFLGTVILTMNYTMDSGTYMMLNAIGDSVFYFMPIIIGYTSSKKFNVQPMVGMLIGASLVYPTIQTSSIIASLEAAGNAGNPINVFGAEAYTTFLGIPWVTGSYVSTVIPVIFIVAFAGKVQKYAKKFVPEVVQNFFVPFFVLLISLPVGFLVIGPIINILTNLLSDGFLAVMGFSPILYGLLLGTLWQVLVIFGLHWSVIPLAIMQMAMNKESQILAPTFGASFAQTAVVVAMYFKLNDPKLKSLVIPAAISGFFGVTEPAIYGLTLPKKKPFYFSLVGAGVGGLLMMLFNVKGYIMGGLGIFGIMNFISPDGNASGMLYSLIVIVVSSAIGFLLTYFFWTDDSIVIDSKPGEEKEVLKETLTSPVEGHVLPLSKAEDKAFAEGVMGEGVVIEPTKGEVVAPFNGTVMTLFPTKHAIGLISDDGLELLIHIGLDTVQLDGKGFKSFVKQGDKVTKGEKLVTFDIDLIKDAGYSVQTPIIVTNKQDYLDIIVQDDIEANTSTTLLTVLN
- the licT gene encoding BglG family transcription antiterminator LicT, yielding MEIVKILNNNVIVTLNNQGVEQIVTGRGIAFKKKIGETIDNDRVTQVFKLTTDNPHTKVLDLVEQIPIEIIEVVDQIIKMAELELNKELNDSVYFFLMDHLNSAIEREKKGIFIKNILQWDIKRFFTKEYEIGKKGLDMVNKELNIQLSEEEAGFIALHIVNSEMADDSKDMTELTELMSSITSIITYHFKQEIDVNTIFYDRFITHLKYFCYRVLNQETYIEKPDEELFNLLQRKYHNENVCVDKISEFLYVSYEYQLTDQERFYLTIHIAKLVKNNT
- a CDS encoding 6-phospho-beta-glucosidase translates to MGFREDFLWGGATAANQCEGGYNKGGRGLANVDLAPTGKDRFPVITGEMKMFDFDDEHFYPAKEAIDMYTHFKEDIALFAEMGFKTYRLSIAWSRIFPKGDEKEPNEEGLKFYEDIFKECQKYGIEPLVTITHFDCPMHLVEKYGAWRSREMIGFYENLCRVIFNRYKGLVKYWLTFNEINMILHAPFMGAGLYFEEGENKEQVKYQAAHHELVASAIATKIAHEVDPENQVGCMLAAGTNYPYTCNPEDVWAAKKSDRENYFFIDVQSRGEYPAYALLKMEREGIVIDMTEEDLALLKEYTVDFISFSYYSSRVQTTDPELLEQTAGNIFASVKNPYLPASEWGWQIDPLGLRITMNDLYDRYQKPLFIVENGLGAVDTPDENGYVADDYRIEYLAAHIEAMRDAVELDGVDLMGYTSWGCIDLVSAGTGEMKKRYGFIYVDRDNEGNGTLKRSKKKSFDWYKKVIATNGQDLENN
- a CDS encoding IS256 family transposase, encoding MTHFTTEIMETLINKGDLDDLFRRHLELAINSLLQAELTAFLDYEKYDRAGFNSGNSRNGNYSRSFKTEYGELNLVIPRDRNGEFSQQTLPAYKRTNDSLETTIIQLFKKGITMSEISDLIEKMYGHYYTPQTISNMSKIVSEDVLAFKERTLEAKYSVIFMDATHIPLKRQTVSKEAVYIVIGIRLDGTKEVLGFTIAPTESAYVWKEILQDLKDRGLEEVLLVVTDGLSGIHDSIHSVYPNAQFQQCCVHISRNIAHKVRVSDRQEVCNDFKLVYQAASKEEAMNQISFMIDKWKKQYPRVVKLLLNPAILTFYNFPPSIRRTIYSTNLIEGFNKQLKKYTKRKEQFPNEESLERFLVSQFNEYNQKFLGRVHKGFKEIQDTLESMF